The Rhodocytophaga rosea genome has a segment encoding these proteins:
- a CDS encoding dioxygenase family protein, with translation MERKSFLKSLLLGAVTVPVALSACEKEADAITPSTEEGTVTDPGTSSDNCTIAPTETQGPFPTKSPASYVRSDITDGRSGYKMTAKITIGNTNKNCAALAGAIVDIWHCDAEGSYSEYGGSGMQSVNYQSVHFLRGRQVTDANGLVTFTSIFPGWYNGRTTHIHVHIYNASGTSLKVTQIAFPEGSGTAVALVNGYSKGLSGYTSNKNDNIFSDDTAGVQIATVTGNTTDGFELSIKLNVAA, from the coding sequence ATGGAAAGAAAAAGCTTCCTGAAAAGTTTATTGCTTGGGGCAGTAACAGTACCTGTGGCCCTGTCTGCCTGTGAAAAAGAAGCCGATGCGATTACACCTTCTACCGAAGAAGGTACTGTTACTGATCCGGGTACCAGTTCAGATAATTGTACCATTGCTCCTACCGAAACGCAAGGACCATTTCCTACCAAGAGTCCGGCTTCCTATGTGCGCAGCGACATTACCGACGGACGTAGCGGCTATAAAATGACAGCCAAAATTACCATTGGAAATACGAATAAGAATTGTGCTGCCCTAGCCGGAGCCATTGTAGATATATGGCATTGCGATGCGGAAGGAAGTTATTCAGAATATGGCGGAAGCGGCATGCAATCAGTAAATTACCAGTCGGTGCATTTCTTGAGAGGCCGGCAGGTTACGGATGCAAATGGTCTGGTTACGTTTACCAGTATATTTCCCGGCTGGTACAATGGCCGCACTACGCATATTCATGTGCATATTTATAATGCCAGCGGCACTTCCCTAAAAGTTACCCAGATTGCATTTCCGGAAGGAAGCGGTACTGCCGTAGCATTGGTAAATGGATATTCAAAAGGTTTGAGTGGCTATACTTCCAATAAAAACGACAATATATTTAGCGACGATACCGCAGGGGTTCAGATCGCAACGGTTACCGGGAATACGACCGATGGATTTGAGCTTTCTATCAAACTAAATGTAGCTGCTTAA
- a CDS encoding pirin family protein yields the protein MIKQIPGKIYLSEGRGLTQTRQFRRYSTFNFGAYFHADKMPFDRLYVCNEETIAPGQHTKFEVEQASHVIIIPITGDVQYKYECGNSYQVQVEQIQLFTLPANSTFQVANPYPGETINLLQLWIKADEPVEQSSSQLFSFEFESLVNQLQEIIPGINQDEYSINLPFLLNLGCFSGRKDSTYSLQRRNTVFFAFVIEGAFELEGRLLHAGDAVALWNVTEVELEALSAQALILAIEIQP from the coding sequence ATGATCAAGCAAATTCCTGGAAAAATTTATTTATCTGAAGGGCGTGGCTTGACACAAACCAGGCAGTTCAGGAGGTATAGTACTTTCAACTTTGGAGCTTATTTCCATGCAGATAAAATGCCTTTTGATCGGCTGTATGTGTGTAATGAAGAAACAATCGCTCCTGGGCAGCATACTAAGTTTGAGGTAGAGCAGGCTTCGCATGTCATTATTATTCCTATTACCGGAGATGTGCAATATAAGTATGAATGCGGAAATAGCTATCAGGTACAAGTAGAGCAAATCCAATTGTTTACTCTGCCTGCCAATAGTACATTTCAGGTAGCTAATCCGTATCCTGGAGAAACAATAAATTTATTGCAACTATGGATAAAGGCAGATGAGCCGGTAGAACAAAGTTCTTCGCAGTTGTTTTCTTTTGAATTTGAATCTCTCGTAAACCAGCTTCAGGAAATAATACCTGGAATTAATCAGGATGAATATTCCATCAATCTTCCTTTTTTGTTGAATTTAGGTTGTTTTTCCGGAAGAAAAGATTCTACGTATTCGCTACAACGCAGAAATACAGTATTTTTTGCTTTCGTGATTGAAGGAGCGTTTGAACTGGAAGGCCGCCTGTTACATGCCGGAGATGCAGTAGCTTTGTGGAATGTTACAGAAGTAGAACTGGAAGCTTTAAGTGCCCAGGCTTTGATTCTGGCCATAGAAATACAGCCGTAA
- a CDS encoding lactonase family protein, producing the protein MSTSHSSRRTFIKASGLGLMAMTLPDVFNFEKIMQNKNGYMVYVGTYTNGKSEGIYLYKLDPQTGALTHVNTTKGIKNPSFLAIDPNRKFLFSVSEVGDFEGKPGGAISAFAIDQKTGALTLINQQPTQGGAPCYVTIDKTGKSVLAANYSGGNVSIFSVGADGKLSPPTVFQHTGSGPDKKRQEKPHAHCIVLDPANKFAFSADLGTDKIVGYRFDAKQSKLTAGQPAAVSVKPGAGPRHFAFHPNGRYAFVINELDNTITAFSYTASSGALKELQTISTLPQGYSEESYCADIHVSADGKFVYGSNRGHNSIAVFAVDAQSGKLTFVEHVSTGGKWPRNFTLDPTGKLLLVANQNTDNVVAFRIDANTGKLTATGQVLDVPAPVCLQIVPAFG; encoded by the coding sequence ATGTCAACCTCTCATTCTTCACGTCGTACATTTATCAAAGCATCCGGGTTGGGCCTGATGGCGATGACTTTACCGGATGTATTTAACTTTGAAAAGATTATGCAAAATAAAAATGGCTATATGGTGTATGTCGGCACTTATACCAATGGTAAAAGCGAAGGCATTTATCTCTACAAACTTGATCCGCAGACAGGTGCGCTTACGCATGTAAACACAACCAAAGGCATTAAAAATCCATCTTTCCTGGCCATTGATCCCAACCGGAAATTTTTGTTTTCTGTGAGTGAAGTGGGAGATTTTGAAGGAAAACCCGGAGGCGCCATCAGTGCATTTGCCATTGATCAGAAAACAGGCGCACTTACGCTTATTAACCAGCAGCCAACGCAGGGTGGAGCGCCCTGTTATGTAACGATAGATAAAACCGGAAAATCGGTACTAGCGGCTAACTATAGCGGGGGGAATGTATCTATTTTCAGTGTTGGAGCAGATGGAAAACTGAGTCCGCCTACAGTATTTCAGCATACAGGTTCAGGGCCAGACAAAAAACGCCAGGAAAAACCACATGCCCATTGTATTGTATTAGATCCTGCCAATAAATTTGCTTTCTCCGCTGATCTGGGCACTGATAAAATTGTAGGATACCGCTTTGATGCCAAACAAAGCAAACTTACCGCTGGTCAGCCAGCGGCAGTATCCGTAAAACCGGGGGCTGGTCCCAGGCATTTTGCTTTTCATCCCAATGGCCGGTATGCCTTCGTAATCAATGAATTGGACAATACCATAACTGCATTCAGCTACACTGCCTCCAGCGGAGCTTTGAAAGAACTGCAAACGATTTCTACCCTTCCGCAAGGATACAGCGAAGAAAGTTATTGTGCCGACATTCATGTGTCGGCAGATGGCAAGTTTGTGTATGGCTCCAACCGCGGACATAATAGCATTGCCGTATTTGCTGTGGATGCCCAAAGCGGGAAACTCACCTTTGTAGAACATGTATCTACCGGAGGCAAGTGGCCCAGAAACTTTACCCTCGATCCCACCGGAAAATTATTACTGGTAGCCAATCAGAATACCGACAATGTAGTAGCTTTCCGCATTGATGCGAATACCGGCAAGCTTACCGCTACCGGGCAAGTTCTGGATGTACCTGCCCCGGTATGTTTGCAGATTGTTCCGGCTTTTGGATAA
- a CDS encoding alkaline phosphatase family protein, with protein MTKKYGKPTYILCLGLLSSLLYACQPSAPQVPTIKHIVVIGVDGMSPDGVEKAATPYMDSLMKNGSYTLQARGVLPTSSSSNWASMIMGAGPEQHGITSNGWQPDDHILPAVTTGTEGIFPTIFGVIRQQHPSAEIGAIYNWKDFGRLFEKTAVNYNIHGQTEKETAELASTYIREKKPLFTFVHFDHVDHAGHETGHGTAAYYQTVALADSLIGQVIQAAREAGILEETVFIVSADHGGVGKGHGGETLGEIQIPFIVCGKGIKKGYQIKHTVYTYDNASTIAFLLGIEPPYAWIGKPVKSVVEGFPAPVVKEEKEKLAAPTIYPPARENALAGGLYIDKPAQVEIKSAQPGQVIHYTLDGSEPTASSPVYQSPFTLTESKVVKAKAFAADQESYTAQGFFRIASTSHDNGINYSFYTGENWKQLPDFEKLKARSTGNVYEFRIDSIPNAKGTYAVKFEAFLQIDQPGDYTFYTNSDDGSNLMINNQEVVNNDGDHGALERSGKIHLDKGMHPLTVRYFNGGGGSWLDVYYKGPAIVKQIIPPSVLYRSNQEKAIKTVANP; from the coding sequence ATGACAAAAAAATATGGTAAGCCAACCTATATCCTTTGCCTGGGTTTATTAAGCAGCCTCCTGTACGCTTGTCAGCCTTCTGCACCACAGGTACCTACAATTAAACATATTGTAGTAATTGGGGTAGATGGCATGAGTCCGGATGGCGTGGAGAAAGCAGCCACCCCCTATATGGATTCGCTGATGAAGAATGGTTCCTATACCCTACAAGCCAGAGGTGTATTGCCTACAAGCAGCAGTTCTAACTGGGCTTCTATGATCATGGGGGCCGGTCCTGAACAGCATGGGATTACCAGCAATGGCTGGCAGCCAGACGATCATATACTTCCGGCTGTAACTACCGGAACGGAAGGAATATTTCCAACCATATTTGGGGTGATTCGCCAGCAACATCCCTCGGCTGAAATTGGCGCTATTTACAACTGGAAAGACTTTGGAAGATTATTCGAAAAAACTGCCGTTAACTACAATATTCACGGACAAACAGAAAAGGAAACGGCCGAACTGGCCAGTACATATATCCGGGAGAAAAAGCCATTGTTTACCTTCGTTCATTTCGACCATGTAGACCATGCCGGCCATGAAACCGGGCATGGCACAGCCGCCTATTATCAGACCGTTGCTTTGGCAGATTCCTTGATCGGACAGGTGATTCAGGCTGCCAGGGAAGCAGGTATTCTGGAGGAAACGGTGTTCATCGTTTCTGCTGATCATGGCGGTGTAGGAAAAGGACATGGAGGAGAAACGCTGGGTGAAATACAAATTCCGTTTATTGTGTGCGGAAAAGGCATAAAAAAAGGCTACCAGATAAAACATACTGTATATACCTATGATAATGCCTCAACCATTGCTTTTCTGCTGGGCATTGAACCACCCTATGCCTGGATTGGTAAACCAGTTAAAAGTGTAGTAGAAGGTTTTCCGGCACCTGTGGTAAAAGAAGAAAAAGAAAAGCTGGCTGCTCCCACTATCTATCCGCCTGCCAGAGAAAATGCACTGGCCGGAGGTTTGTATATTGATAAGCCAGCCCAGGTAGAAATAAAATCTGCCCAGCCAGGACAAGTTATTCACTATACACTCGATGGCAGCGAGCCCACTGCCTCCTCACCTGTGTATCAATCGCCCTTTACCCTCACAGAAAGTAAAGTGGTAAAAGCAAAAGCGTTTGCAGCAGATCAGGAAAGTTATACAGCGCAGGGATTTTTCAGAATTGCCAGCACCAGTCATGATAATGGAATAAATTACAGTTTTTATACAGGGGAAAACTGGAAACAACTTCCGGATTTTGAGAAGTTAAAAGCCCGTTCAACTGGCAATGTATACGAGTTCAGGATTGATTCAATTCCCAACGCAAAAGGAACATATGCGGTAAAATTTGAAGCTTTTTTGCAGATAGACCAGCCTGGCGACTATACATTTTATACCAATTCAGATGATGGCAGCAACTTGATGATAAATAATCAGGAAGTGGTCAATAACGACGGTGATCACGGGGCTTTGGAAAGAAGCGGAAAAATACACCTGGACAAAGGCATGCATCCCCTTACAGTACGCTACTTTAATGGAGGGGGCGGAAGCTGGCTGGATGTCTATTACAAAGGGCCTGCCATTGTCAAACAAATTATTCCGCCATCCGTGCTGTATAGATCAAACCAGGAAAAAGCTATCAAAACAGTAGCGAATCCCTGA
- a CDS encoding ComEC/Rec2 family competence protein: MPLPKLIFCSLLVCALFSARAQQVGQPLPEWQEGMLDLHHINTGRGDAAFYIFPDGTTMLLDAGEMDPTDPRTTSPRNSTLHPNNSKTPHEWIALYIQNKFPKQLKPKLDYALITHFHDDHYGTVYPGAKTSAKGNYILSGITGVGDIIPIGLLIDRGYPDYKYPMDMNAFKALVSQRPQLLPEYNSMLNYMAFTNYHVQKSGMKAATLQAGRNDQIRLVHNAAKFKDFKVQNIKANGIIWNGNGIETYNYLEKAPAERIPENPLSLAIRIAYGDFRYYTGGDNPGIADLGAPEWMDVGTPIAKAVGEVDVAVMDHHGNRDAHNEFNIKTLRPRVWIEQTWSSDHPGHEVLRRVTSKYLYPEERDMFATNMLEANKIVIGPSLENSYKSTDGHILVRVLPGGKQYYVIILNDETEQAEVKAVFGPYQAKQKVK, encoded by the coding sequence ATGCCTCTACCTAAACTCATCTTCTGTTCTTTACTTGTGTGTGCCCTATTTTCTGCCAGGGCACAGCAGGTAGGGCAACCTTTACCTGAATGGCAGGAAGGAATGCTTGATTTGCACCATATCAATACCGGCAGGGGAGATGCAGCTTTTTATATTTTCCCGGATGGTACTACCATGCTGCTCGATGCCGGTGAAATGGACCCCACTGATCCCAGAACCACTTCGCCCAGGAACTCAACCCTGCACCCCAACAATTCTAAAACTCCCCATGAGTGGATTGCTCTTTACATACAAAATAAGTTTCCTAAACAGCTCAAACCCAAACTGGATTATGCGCTCATTACTCATTTTCACGATGATCATTATGGCACGGTATATCCGGGAGCAAAAACTTCTGCTAAAGGCAACTATATATTAAGCGGCATTACTGGCGTAGGAGATATAATTCCCATTGGTTTGCTAATCGACCGGGGTTATCCGGATTATAAGTATCCGATGGATATGAACGCTTTTAAGGCTCTTGTCTCGCAACGGCCACAATTACTGCCAGAATACAACAGCATGCTCAATTATATGGCTTTTACGAACTATCATGTGCAAAAATCAGGGATGAAAGCGGCCACCTTGCAGGCAGGGAGAAATGATCAGATCAGGCTAGTACATAATGCGGCAAAGTTTAAAGATTTTAAAGTACAGAACATAAAAGCTAATGGAATCATCTGGAATGGCAATGGCATAGAAACGTATAATTATCTGGAGAAAGCGCCAGCAGAAAGAATTCCCGAAAACCCGCTGAGCCTGGCCATCCGGATAGCGTACGGCGATTTCAGGTATTATACCGGTGGCGATAATCCCGGCATTGCCGATTTAGGGGCACCAGAATGGATGGATGTAGGCACACCTATCGCCAAAGCCGTAGGCGAAGTAGATGTAGCGGTAATGGATCATCATGGAAATCGGGATGCACACAATGAGTTTAATATCAAAACCTTGCGGCCCAGGGTATGGATCGAGCAAACCTGGTCTTCTGATCATCCGGGACATGAAGTGCTTCGCAGAGTAACTTCTAAATATTTGTATCCGGAAGAACGGGATATGTTTGCGACTAATATGCTCGAGGCCAATAAAATCGTAATTGGCCCTTCGCTGGAAAATTCCTATAAAAGTACCGATGGACATATTCTGGTACGTGTACTGCCTGGAGGCAAACAATATTATGTGATCATCCTTAATGATGAAACGGAGCAGGCAGAGGTAAAAGCGGTATTCGGCCCTTATCAGGCCAAACAGAAAGTGAAATAA
- a CDS encoding alkaline phosphatase family protein, with translation MTQFYIKTLVCLFCFLWSGTISGQTKVRKTVFILVDGIPADVLETVATPALDSLAKAGKYMRSYVGGSKGEYSESPTISAVGYNSLLTGTWANKHNVWDNDIAAPNYHYPTIFRLLKNQYPAKKIGIFSSWLDNRTKLIGDGLPQTGNIQVDYHADGYELDTIRFPQAKARDFMHKIDNKVVQETALYIRNQAPDLSWVYLEYTDDMGHMYGDSKQFYDAVKKMDAQISTIAQAVQYRQKRHNEDWLIVVTTDHGRDEQTGKDHGGQSYRQRSSWIVTNYPQLNMYAKYYTPGIVDIMPTIARFMNISMPLEISRELDGTPLTGKISLAEVQVHHFQKKLDVSWKALEKEGKVKIWVSTTNGFKTGEKDTYTLFAEVPVTSEHASIHTNLPVSSFYKVVLESPFNSVTKWVTLEAKQK, from the coding sequence ATGACTCAATTTTATATTAAAACGTTGGTATGTCTGTTCTGCTTTCTGTGGAGTGGTACTATATCTGGCCAGACTAAAGTCAGAAAGACTGTGTTTATTCTGGTGGATGGGATTCCGGCCGATGTACTGGAAACAGTAGCAACGCCTGCCTTAGATTCTCTGGCAAAAGCTGGAAAATACATGCGGTCTTATGTTGGGGGAAGCAAAGGAGAATATTCGGAGAGTCCTACCATTTCTGCCGTTGGTTACAATAGCTTACTGACAGGCACCTGGGCCAATAAGCACAATGTATGGGATAATGATATTGCAGCACCTAATTATCACTATCCAACAATTTTCCGCTTACTAAAAAATCAATATCCTGCAAAGAAAATAGGCATTTTCTCCAGCTGGCTCGACAACCGGACAAAATTAATAGGAGATGGCCTTCCCCAGACTGGCAATATCCAGGTTGATTATCACGCCGATGGTTATGAACTCGATACCATCCGTTTTCCTCAGGCTAAAGCCAGGGATTTTATGCACAAAATAGATAATAAAGTTGTGCAGGAAACGGCTCTTTATATCCGGAATCAGGCGCCGGATCTCTCCTGGGTATACCTGGAATATACGGATGATATGGGACATATGTATGGAGATAGCAAACAGTTTTATGATGCGGTGAAGAAAATGGATGCCCAGATCAGTACCATTGCACAAGCGGTTCAATACCGGCAAAAGCGGCATAATGAAGATTGGCTGATAGTTGTGACAACCGACCATGGCCGGGATGAGCAAACCGGCAAGGATCATGGAGGGCAATCTTACCGGCAGCGCAGCAGCTGGATAGTAACCAATTATCCACAGCTAAATATGTATGCTAAATATTATACCCCAGGCATTGTAGATATTATGCCTACAATAGCCAGGTTTATGAATATATCGATGCCTTTGGAAATAAGCCGGGAACTGGACGGAACGCCGTTAACAGGTAAAATTTCGCTGGCAGAGGTGCAGGTACATCATTTCCAGAAAAAACTCGATGTAAGCTGGAAAGCCTTAGAGAAAGAAGGTAAGGTAAAAATATGGGTTTCTACTACGAATGGATTCAAAACTGGAGAGAAGGATACCTATACACTGTTTGCCGAAGTGCCTGTAACCAGCGAACATGCCTCCATTCATACCAATTTGCCTGTTTCCTCCTTCTATAAAGTAGTTTTAGAATCTCCATTTAATAGTGTTACCAAATGGGTTACGCTAGAAGCAAAACAGAAATAA
- a CDS encoding aminoglycoside 6-adenylyltransferase has translation MRSESEVTNLILQVARQDERIRAVVLNGSRANPNARKDVFQDFDIVYVVNQLDTFLMDHSWVNIFGERLIMQMPDQMCFGEKDEHSFAYLMLFTDGNRIDLTLFPVEKLTTHFKHDSLTIVLLDKDHLFENLPLPSEKDYLIQAPSQQEFTDVCNEFWWVSTYVVKGLCRNEITYARNMLEIPVRDMFFKMIEWHIGIHTSFSVTFGKAGKKMKEQVEPELYEKILTTYPDANPDNIWKALLVMTALFKDMAKEIERKMNFTYNIQEEQNIMAYIQSAYKSQQKII, from the coding sequence ATGAGAAGCGAATCTGAGGTAACAAATTTGATTCTACAGGTAGCCAGGCAAGACGAGCGGATTAGGGCGGTTGTACTGAATGGATCAAGGGCAAATCCCAACGCCAGAAAAGATGTATTTCAGGACTTTGATATTGTGTACGTAGTAAATCAACTGGATACTTTTTTAATGGATCATAGCTGGGTGAATATTTTTGGGGAAAGGCTAATTATGCAGATGCCTGACCAAATGTGTTTTGGTGAAAAGGATGAACACTCGTTTGCGTATCTGATGCTCTTTACCGATGGAAACAGAATAGATCTGACACTATTCCCGGTTGAGAAACTTACCACCCATTTCAAGCATGATAGCTTAACAATTGTATTGCTGGATAAGGACCACCTGTTTGAAAATCTGCCGCTACCCAGCGAAAAAGATTATCTCATTCAAGCTCCGTCTCAACAGGAGTTTACAGATGTGTGTAATGAATTCTGGTGGGTGAGCACCTATGTCGTGAAAGGGCTATGCAGAAATGAAATTACCTATGCCAGGAATATGCTGGAAATTCCGGTACGGGATATGTTTTTCAAAATGATTGAATGGCATATCGGCATTCATACCAGCTTTAGTGTGACGTTTGGGAAAGCAGGCAAAAAAATGAAAGAACAGGTGGAACCTGAGTTGTATGAAAAAATCCTCACCACTTATCCGGATGCAAATCCAGACAATATCTGGAAAGCCTTACTTGTGATGACAGCTCTATTTAAAGATATGGCGAAGGAGATTGAAAGGAAGATGAACTTTACCTACAACATACAAGAGGAGCAAAACATAATGGCGTATATACAATCAGCCTACAAAAGTCAGCAGAAGATAATTTGA
- the xth gene encoding exodeoxyribonuclease III has translation MKIVTYNVNGINARLPNLLRWLEETKPTVVCLQELKASQDKFPVEAIAEVGYGAIWHGQKSWNGVAILARGTQPQEVRRGLPGEVDEDIQSRYIEALVEGIHIGCLYLPNGNPAPGPKFEYKLRWFEQFTQHAAQLLEMDVPAVLAGDYNVIPTELDVYNPEYWVNDALYRPEVRTAYQNLVAQGWTDALRTFYPQQRIYTFWDYTQNAYRRNIGLRIDHILLSPHLAKRLHSAGVDKEVRGWERPSDHAPTWVELTS, from the coding sequence ATGAAAATAGTTACCTACAATGTAAATGGTATCAATGCCCGGTTACCAAATTTGCTTCGCTGGCTGGAAGAAACCAAACCAACAGTCGTATGCTTACAAGAATTGAAGGCATCTCAAGATAAATTTCCGGTTGAAGCCATTGCTGAGGTAGGATATGGGGCTATCTGGCATGGGCAAAAAAGCTGGAATGGCGTAGCCATTCTGGCCCGTGGAACCCAGCCCCAGGAAGTCAGGCGTGGATTACCTGGAGAAGTGGATGAAGACATCCAGAGCCGCTATATTGAAGCGTTGGTTGAGGGCATACACATAGGCTGCTTATACTTGCCCAATGGGAATCCTGCTCCCGGACCCAAGTTTGAGTACAAGCTGCGATGGTTTGAGCAGTTCACCCAGCATGCAGCGCAATTGCTAGAAATGGATGTTCCGGCTGTATTGGCTGGCGATTATAATGTTATTCCAACAGAACTTGATGTATATAACCCTGAATATTGGGTGAATGATGCATTGTATCGCCCGGAAGTCCGCACTGCTTACCAGAATTTAGTTGCCCAGGGGTGGACAGATGCCCTACGGACTTTCTACCCGCAACAACGCATTTATACTTTCTGGGATTATACCCAAAACGCCTACCGCCGCAATATAGGATTGCGCATTGATCATATACTGCTTAGCCCTCACCTGGCTAAACGCTTACATTCGGCAGGCGTTGATAAGGAAGTCCGCGGCTGGGAAAGACCTAGTGATCACGCTCCCACCTGGGTTGAATTAACCAGTTAA